One Rhodobacteraceae bacterium M385 genomic region harbors:
- a CDS encoding ABC transporter ATP-binding protein, producing MSADPYQNDRGNKDRSITKAAPPSMGDPIRKSGKPVAVDGEHPFLIGEAMTGGYGQGPDILHDCTIAVNPGEIAVIVGPNGAGKSTGMKAVFGMLNLRQGRVLLDGQDISTLSPQARVAAGMGFVPQTSNIFTSMTVEENLEMGAFIRRDDFRQTMEQVYDLFPILREKRNQAAGELSGGQRQQVAVGRALMTKPKVLMLDEPTAGVSPIVMDELFDRIIEVSRTGIPILMVEQNARQALEIADKGYVLVQGRNAFTGTGKELLADPEVRKSFLGG from the coding sequence ATGAGCGCTGATCCATACCAGAACGATCGCGGCAACAAAGACCGCTCCATCACCAAAGCCGCGCCGCCCTCCATGGGCGATCCGATCCGCAAAAGCGGCAAGCCTGTTGCTGTGGACGGGGAACATCCCTTCCTGATTGGTGAAGCAATGACAGGGGGTTACGGCCAAGGGCCCGACATTTTGCACGATTGCACCATCGCCGTGAACCCCGGCGAGATTGCGGTAATCGTGGGGCCAAACGGGGCCGGTAAATCCACCGGAATGAAAGCCGTTTTCGGCATGTTGAACCTGCGCCAAGGCCGCGTTTTGCTGGACGGGCAGGACATCAGCACCCTTAGCCCGCAAGCGCGCGTTGCGGCGGGGATGGGCTTTGTGCCGCAAACCTCGAACATCTTCACCTCGATGACGGTGGAAGAAAACCTTGAGATGGGCGCGTTCATCCGCCGCGACGATTTCCGCCAGACAATGGAGCAGGTCTACGACCTTTTCCCGATCCTGCGTGAAAAGCGCAACCAAGCCGCAGGAGAGCTTTCGGGCGGCCAACGTCAGCAGGTGGCCGTGGGCCGCGCGTTGATGACAAAGCCCAAGGTTCTGATGCTGGATGAGCCGACCGCTGGCGTTTCCCCCATTGTGATGGACGAGTTGTTTGACCGCATTATCGAGGTCTCACGCACCGGCATTCCGATATTGATGGTGGAACAGAACGCCCGCCAAGCCCTTGAGATTGCTGACAAAGGGTATGTTCTTGTGCAGGGCCGCAATGCGTTCACCGGAACGGGTAAGGAACTGCTTGCCGATCCGGAGGTGCGCAAAAGCTTCCTTGGGGGCTAG
- a CDS encoding ABC transporter ATP-binding protein, with translation MIEVHDLHKHFGGFHAVDGASLRIETGSITGLIGPNGAGKTTLFNVIAGVLPPTSGRVVMDGEDITGLPPHQLFSKGLLRTFQIAHEFSTMTCRENLMMVPEGQSGETLWNTWFGRKRIADEERALRAKADEVLEFLTVEHLAEQPAGQISGGQKKLLELGRTMMVDAKIVFLDEVGAGVNRTLLNTIGDAIIRLNQERNYTFCVIEHDMDFIGRLCDPVICMAEGKVLAEGTLDEIKANDAVIEAYLGTGLKNKDQLEGADA, from the coding sequence ATGATCGAAGTCCACGACCTTCACAAACATTTCGGCGGTTTCCATGCCGTGGATGGCGCAAGCCTGCGGATCGAAACCGGCTCTATCACCGGACTTATCGGCCCCAACGGCGCGGGTAAGACGACGCTGTTCAACGTCATCGCGGGTGTTCTACCGCCGACCTCGGGGCGCGTCGTGATGGATGGCGAAGACATCACCGGCCTGCCGCCCCATCAGTTGTTTAGCAAAGGGCTGTTGCGCACGTTCCAAATTGCCCACGAATTCTCGACCATGACTTGCCGCGAAAATCTGATGATGGTCCCCGAGGGCCAATCGGGCGAGACGCTTTGGAACACATGGTTTGGCCGCAAACGCATTGCCGATGAAGAACGCGCCCTGCGCGCCAAAGCCGATGAAGTGTTGGAATTTCTGACGGTTGAGCATTTGGCCGAGCAACCAGCGGGCCAGATTTCGGGCGGGCAAAAGAAGCTGCTGGAACTGGGCCGCACCATGATGGTGGACGCCAAGATCGTGTTTCTGGACGAGGTCGGCGCAGGCGTAAACCGCACGCTGCTAAACACCATTGGCGACGCGATCATCCGCCTCAACCAAGAACGCAACTACACCTTCTGCGTGATTGAACACGACATGGATTTCATCGGCCGCCTCTGCGATCCGGTGATCTGTATGGCTGAAGGCAAAGTGCTGGCCGAAGGGACGCTGGACGAGATCAAAGCCAATGACGCCGTGATCGAGGCCTATCTGGGCACCGGCCTGAAGAACAAAGACCAGCTCGAAGGGGCGGACGCATGA